GCACCTACTTGCAATAAACCTGCTACTTCACTTTTATCCCAACGAGGTAGTAACTGCATATGGAAATCAATTGCCTCCATCATTACATTTACTCTGCCTTTTTCCACCCCCATCACACTCAAATAGTCTTTTATAGCCAAAGAACTACTGACTTGAAAAGCCCGATTTGCATCTGCATATAGCTCATGAAAGCCAATATCATGGAAAAGAGCTACTAAAGCCAACTCTTCATCATCATACGAAATAGACTTACTTTTCGCATATTTATTCCCTAAGAAATAAGTACGAAGCGAGTGGTTATATACATTTTTTGTGAGTGCCTGTGAAACTATTTCATTTGCCTCATTGACCAAGTTTGTATCGGGAAGAAGTAATTTCT
Above is a window of Sediminitomix flava DNA encoding:
- a CDS encoding HD domain-containing protein, with product MQKLLLPDTNLVNEANEIVSQALTKNVYNHSLRTYFLGNKYAKSKSISYDDEELALVALFHDIGFHELYADANRAFQVSSSLAIKDYLSVMGVEKGRVNVMMEAIDFHMQLLPRWDKSEVAGLLQVGAHMDVLGTRKFAVQKDDRKAISNAFPKGGFVLEFGTCLCKSMKSLNAVTGLFAPLTCQAKDHYYDLEKEEVIL